A section of the Delphinus delphis chromosome 1, mDelDel1.2, whole genome shotgun sequence genome encodes:
- the ADAMTS4 gene encoding A disintegrin and metalloproteinase with thrombospondin motifs 4, which translates to MSRTDSHPGRGLAECCLWGIQPRLLLPSVPVSELLLLLLASLLPSAWPASPLPREEEIVFPEKLNDSVLPGLGTPARLSYRLPAFGETLLLELEQDPGVRVEGLTVQYLGRAPELLGGAEPGTYFTGTINGDPESVASLHWDGGALLGVLQYRGTELHIQPLEGGTPNSAGGPGAHILRRKSPASGQGPICNVQAPPGSPSSSPRRAKRFASVSRFVETLVVADDKMAAFHGAGLKRYLLTVMAAAAKAFKHPSIRNPVSLVVTRLVILGPGEEGPQVGPSAAQTLRSFCAWQRGLNTPEDSDPDHFDTAILFTRQDLCGVSTCDTLGMADVGTVCDPARSCAIVEDDGLQSAFTAAHELGHVFNMLHDNSKPCAGLNGPGSTSRHVMAPVMAHVDPEEPWSPCSARFITDFLDNGYGHCLLDKPEAPLHLPVTFPGKDYDADRQCQLTFGPDSRHCPQLPPPCAALWCSGHLNGHSMCQTKHSPWADGTPCGPAQACMGGRCLHVDQLQDFNIPQAGGWGPWGSWGDCSRSCGGGVQFSSRDCTRPIPRNGGKYCEGRHTRFRSCNTQDCPTGSALTFREEQCAAYNHRTDLFKNFPGPMDWVPRYTGVAPRDQCKLTCQARALGYYYVLEPRVVDGTPCSPDSSSVCVQGRCIHAGCDRVIGSKKKFDKCMVCGGDGSSCSKQSGSFRKFRYGYNDVVTIPAGATHILVRQQGTPGVRSLYLALKLPDGSYALNGEYTLIPSPTDVVLPGAVSLRYSGATAASETLSGHGPLAQPLTLQVLVAGNPQNVRLRYSFFVPWPTPSTPRPPPQDWVHRKAQILEILRRRSWAGRK; encoded by the exons ATGTCCCGGACGGACTCACATCCCGGGAGGGGCTTGGCGGAGTGCTGCCTGTGGGGAATCCAACCCCGCCTGCTGCTCCCCAGCGTGCCCGTCTCCgagctgcttctgctgctgctggcctccctcctgccctcagcctggccagccagccccctcccccgggAGGAGGAGATCGTGTTTCCAGAGAAGCTCAACGACAGCGTCCTGCCTGGTTTGGGCACCCCTGCCAGGCTATCCTACCGCTTGCCAGCCTTTGGGGAGACGCTGCTACTAGAGCTGGAGCAGGACCCCGGCGTGCGGGTGGAGGGGCTGACGGTGCAATACCTGGGCCGGGCGCCTGAGCTCCTGGGCGGGGCAGAGCCGGGCACCTACTTCACTGGCACCATCAACGGAGATCCAGAGTCGGTGGCATCTCTGCACTGGGATGGGGGAGCCCTGTTAGGGGTGCTGCAGTATCGAGGGACCGAACTCCACATCCAGCCCCTGGAAGGAGGCACCCCTAACTCTGCTGGTGGGCCTGGGGCTCACATCCTACGCCGGAAGAGTCCAGCCAGCGGCCAGGGACCCATTTGCAACGTCCAGGCTCCTCCCGGGAGCCCTAGTTCCAGCCCACGAAGAGCCAAG CGCTTTGCTTCAGTGAGTAGATTTGTGGAGACCCTGGTGGTGGCAGATGACAAGATGGCGGCGTTTCACGGTGCTGGGCTAAAGCGCTACCTGCTGACGGTCATGGCAGCGGCGGCCAAGGCCTTCAAGCACCCAAGCATCCGCAACCCTGTCAGCTTGGTGGTGACTCGGCTGGTGATTCTGGGGCCAGGTGAGGAAGGGCCCCAAGTAGGGCCCAGTGCCGCCCAGACCCTGCGCAGCTTCTGTGCCTGGCAGCGAGGACTCAACACCCCCGAGGACTCGGACCCTGACCACTTTGACACGGCCATTCTGTTTACCCGTCAG GACCTGTGTGGGGTCTCTACTTGTGACACTCTAGGCATGGCTGATGTGGGCACTGTGTGTGACCCAGCTCGGAGCTGTGCTATTGTGGAGGATGACGGGCTCCAGTCAGCCTTCACTGCTGCCCATGAACTGG GCCATGTCTTCAACATGCTCCATGACAACTCAAAGCCATGTGCTGGTCTGAATGGGCCTGGGAGTACCTCCCGCCATGTCATGGCTCCTGTGATGGCTCACGTGGACCCCGAGGAGCCCTGGTCCCCCTGCAGTGCCCGCTTCATCACTGACTTCCTGGACAATGGCTATG GGCACTGTCTCTTAGACAAGCCAGAGGCTCCCCTGCATCTGCCTGTGACTTTCCCCGGCAAGGACTACGATGCTGACCGCCAGTGCCAGCTGACCTTTGGGCCTGACTCACGCCATTGTCCGCAGCTGCCGCCGCCCTGTGCTGCCCTCTGGTGCTCTGGCCATCTCAATGGCCACTCCATGTGCCAGACCAAGCATTCACCCTGGGCTGATGGTACCCCCTGTGGGCCCGCACAGGCCTGTATGGGTGGCCGCTGCCTCCATGTGGACCAGCTCCAGGACTTCAAT ATCCCACAGGCTGGTGGCTGGGGCCCCTGGGGATCGTGGGGTGACTGCTCTCGGAGCTGTGGAGGTGGTGTCCAGTTCTCTTCCCGGGACTGCACACGGCCCATCCCCCGAAATGGTGGCAAGTACTGTGAGGGCCGCCATACCCGCTTTCGTTCCTGCAATACCCAGGACTGCCCAACTGGCTCAG CACTGACCTTCCGTGAAGAGCAGTGTGCTGCCTACAACCACCGCACTGACCTCTTCAAGAACTTCCCAGGGCCCATGGACTGGGTTCCTCGCTACACAGGTGTGGCGCCCCGGGACCAGTGCAAACTCACCTGCCAGGCCCGGGCACTGGGCTACTACTATGTGCTGGAGCCACGG GTGGTAGATGGGACCCCCTGTTCTCCAGACAGCTCCTCAGTCTGTGTCCAGGGTCGCTGCATCCATGCCGGCTGTGACCGCGTCATTGGCTCCAAAAAGAAATTTGACAAGTGCATGGTGTGCGGTGGGGATGGTTCCAGCTGCAGCAAGCAGTCTGGCTCCTTCAGAAAATTCAG GTACGGATACAACGATGTGGTCACCATCCCCGCAGGGGCCACCCACATCCTGGTCCGGCAGCAGGGTACCCCTGGTGTCCGGAGCCTCTACCTGGCCCTGAAGCTCCCCGATGGCTCCTATGCCCTCAATGGTGAATACACGCTGATACCCTCCCCcacagacgtggtcctgcccggGGCAGTCAGCTTGCGCTACAGCGGGGCCACTGCAGCCTCGGAGACACTGTCCGGCCACGGGCCCCTGGCTCAGCCTTTGACGCTGCAGGTCCTGGTGGCTGGCAACCCCCAGAACGTACGCCTCCGCTACAGCTTCTTCGTGCCCTGGCCAACCCCTTCAACGCCACGCCCCCCTCCCCAGGACTGGGTGCACCGCAAGGCACAGATTCTGGAGATCCTCCGGCGGCGCTCCTGGGCGGGCAGGAAATAA